In Synechococcus sp. CB0101, a genomic segment contains:
- a CDS encoding IS5 family transposase, with the protein MGAKQLGFSDYELTTAKKQTKREKFLAEMEEVVPWAALIALIEPHYPKASKKGGRPPYPLATMLRIHLLQQWYSLSDPAMEEALIEVPTMRRFAGIALISDRIPDETTILTFRHLLEKHDLGEQIFETVKAHLSERGMTMRQGTIVDATLIAAPSSTKNKEGKRDPEMHQTKKGNQWYFGMKIHAGVDKDSGLIHSVVVTAANVHDITPAAELLHGDEQVVYADAGYQGIAKRPEMAGKTTEFRVAMRPGKRRALPDTPDGRLQDLIETAKAHIRSKVEHPFRVIKQQFGFQKTRLRGLAKNRCKIQVLAALSNLFQARRQLLATA; encoded by the coding sequence ATGGGCGCCAAGCAGCTCGGCTTCTCGGATTACGAGCTGACCACCGCCAAGAAGCAGACCAAGCGTGAGAAGTTCCTCGCTGAGATGGAGGAGGTCGTGCCCTGGGCGGCGTTGATCGCCTTGATCGAACCGCATTACCCCAAAGCGAGCAAGAAAGGTGGCCGGCCTCCATATCCATTGGCCACCATGCTCAGGATTCACCTGCTGCAGCAGTGGTATTCGCTCAGCGATCCAGCCATGGAGGAGGCCCTGATTGAGGTGCCCACCATGCGCCGGTTTGCCGGCATCGCCTTGATCAGCGATCGGATCCCGGATGAGACCACGATCCTGACCTTCCGCCATCTGCTGGAGAAGCACGATCTGGGCGAGCAGATCTTTGAGACCGTCAAGGCTCACCTGAGCGAACGTGGGATGACGATGCGGCAGGGCACGATCGTGGACGCCACCTTGATCGCCGCGCCCAGTTCCACCAAAAACAAAGAAGGGAAGCGGGATCCAGAAATGCACCAGACCAAGAAAGGTAACCAGTGGTATTTCGGCATGAAAATCCACGCCGGTGTGGACAAGGACTCCGGCCTGATCCACTCGGTCGTGGTGACCGCAGCCAACGTGCATGACATCACCCCGGCAGCTGAGCTGCTGCATGGTGATGAGCAGGTCGTTTACGCCGATGCTGGCTACCAAGGCATCGCCAAAAGGCCTGAGATGGCAGGCAAGACAACGGAATTCAGGGTTGCGATGCGACCCGGCAAACGCAGGGCTCTACCAGATACACCAGATGGAAGGCTGCAGGATCTGATCGAAACGGCCAAGGCCCACATCCGCTCCAAGGTTGAGCATCCCTTCCGCGTGATCAAACAGCAGTTTGGCTTTCAGAAGACCCGGCTGCGCGGCCTGGCCAAGAACCGCTGCAAGATCCAGGTCTTGGCAGCGCTGTCGAATCTGTTTCAGGCCCGACGGCAATTGCTCGCAACAGCCTGA
- a CDS encoding site-specific integrase, with amino-acid sequence MVYRKLPSYIYKRRQGFGLQRAVPLDLREVLGKAKFKEPGGATLNEARARIPGFVARTDELIRTARGHSRLSTDELIEALPELTAEWGDPQDTVVALQMLGLEGVDLFSSEQVNRGSDLLLGKAQPQKLFTSEDLLDARRRDKQPAPRTYEGWKKALSAFMDFTQKASPLTCSEQDAVDYKDHLIAKVSRNTAKVQLAYLSGLWTTLVEKNKKDKPLHIFKGLASSIEESTRDKALRAAKRKQNQTFEAMPIDEWTGSVYVPVFKILYYTGCRLAEAAALRGEDIHDDYISVEWHEDRSLKTANSVRDIPIHPKLVEVLNRFRGAKGYLWPALKTVHILDGVEIIRWGHNLARPCKKVTGLRPKDFRDRFATQLRSLDFNQVNIERLMGHAALTTNSTYGGKDWSKYVQMIHSVQ; translated from the coding sequence GTGGTCTACCGCAAGCTCCCCAGCTACATCTACAAGCGTCGTCAGGGCTTCGGGCTGCAGCGTGCGGTGCCCTTAGACCTGCGCGAGGTGTTGGGAAAGGCCAAGTTCAAGGAGCCGGGCGGGGCAACGCTCAACGAGGCAAGGGCGCGCATACCAGGGTTCGTGGCGCGTACCGATGAGTTGATCCGCACAGCTAGGGGACACAGCCGCTTGTCCACAGATGAGCTGATCGAAGCGTTGCCTGAACTGACTGCGGAATGGGGCGACCCTCAAGACACAGTCGTCGCCTTGCAGATGCTTGGGCTAGAAGGTGTTGATCTTTTTTCGTCAGAACAGGTCAACAGAGGGAGTGACCTGCTGCTTGGCAAAGCTCAACCCCAAAAGCTTTTTACTTCCGAAGACCTCCTCGATGCACGACGGCGCGATAAACAACCAGCACCTCGTACCTATGAAGGATGGAAGAAGGCACTTTCGGCGTTTATGGACTTCACGCAGAAGGCGTCACCGCTGACGTGTTCGGAGCAAGATGCGGTTGACTACAAAGATCATCTCATCGCAAAAGTCAGTCGGAATACTGCAAAAGTCCAGTTGGCGTACCTATCAGGTCTTTGGACCACGCTGGTCGAGAAGAACAAGAAAGACAAGCCGCTGCATATTTTCAAAGGACTTGCCTCCTCCATCGAAGAGAGCACAAGGGATAAAGCACTAAGAGCTGCAAAGCGGAAGCAAAATCAGACCTTTGAAGCCATGCCCATTGATGAGTGGACTGGCTCGGTGTATGTCCCTGTCTTTAAGATTCTCTACTACACAGGCTGCCGTCTTGCTGAGGCTGCGGCCTTGAGGGGTGAGGATATTCATGATGATTACATCTCTGTTGAATGGCACGAAGATCGGAGCCTGAAGACGGCCAACTCGGTTCGTGATATTCCGATTCATCCAAAGCTTGTGGAAGTTCTGAACCGGTTTCGCGGAGCAAAAGGCTATTTGTGGCCAGCTTTGAAAACCGTTCATATACTTGATGGTGTAGAGATCATACGATGGGGACACAACCTTGCCAGGCCGTGCAAAAAAGTCACTGGGTTAAGGCCAAAGGACTTTCGCGATAGGTTCGCAACTCAACTTCGCTCTCTGGATTTCAATCAAGTCAATATTGAGCGCCTAATGGGTCATGCTGCCTTGACCACTAACAGCACATATGGGGGTAAAGACTGGTCTAAGTATGTGCAGATGATTCACTCTGTACAGTAA
- a CDS encoding aminotransferase class V-fold PLP-dependent enzyme: protein MCPALANKTYFNYGGQGPLPTPSLQAINASWQRIQELGPFTGIVWPFIEQETTRVRQALAHLCGVSPHRIALTENVTSGCVLPLWGLPWQTGDVLLLSDCEHPGVVAACQELARREGLQIQWLPVLELCRNTPQAGLDEAVLEALERALTPRTRLVALSHLLWNSGSVMPITAVANRLQQHPNAPWLLIDAAQSMGAIPVDEAAAAADIYAFTGHKWCCGPEGLGGVALSDRLLEQAQPTLIGWRSLRHEASAGSSFHSDARRFEVATSCVPLCSGLATSLELLAQAGTPRERLATIQAGSRQLWQGLQAMEGVTTLLPEPPPAGLVSFTLQGAATADVVEQLGAQGLWIRRLDDPDCLRACTHITTTAQEIEALLTALGALA, encoded by the coding sequence TTGTGTCCAGCACTAGCTAACAAGACCTACTTCAACTACGGCGGCCAGGGCCCACTGCCGACTCCGTCGCTACAAGCCATCAACGCCAGTTGGCAGCGCATCCAGGAACTGGGACCGTTCACCGGAATTGTCTGGCCGTTTATCGAACAAGAAACAACCCGGGTGCGCCAAGCCTTGGCACACCTCTGCGGTGTAAGCCCCCATCGGATTGCCCTCACCGAAAACGTAACCAGCGGCTGCGTGCTGCCGCTCTGGGGACTGCCCTGGCAAACCGGTGATGTGCTGCTGCTCAGTGACTGCGAACACCCTGGAGTGGTTGCCGCCTGCCAGGAGCTGGCCCGGCGCGAGGGGCTACAGATTCAGTGGCTGCCGGTGTTGGAGCTCTGCCGCAACACCCCCCAAGCCGGCCTCGACGAGGCTGTGCTCGAGGCCCTAGAGCGAGCTCTCACCCCACGCACACGCCTGGTGGCGCTCTCCCACCTGCTGTGGAACAGCGGCAGCGTGATGCCGATCACCGCCGTCGCGAACCGCCTTCAGCAACATCCCAACGCGCCGTGGCTGCTGATAGATGCAGCGCAGTCGATGGGAGCCATCCCGGTGGACGAGGCCGCAGCCGCGGCGGACATCTATGCCTTTACGGGCCACAAATGGTGTTGCGGCCCAGAGGGGCTGGGAGGCGTCGCCCTCTCAGATCGGCTGCTGGAGCAGGCACAGCCCACCCTGATCGGCTGGCGCAGCCTGCGCCATGAGGCCTCCGCCGGCAGCAGCTTCCACAGCGACGCTCGCCGCTTTGAAGTGGCCACCTCCTGCGTTCCGCTGTGCAGCGGCCTGGCCACATCTCTGGAGCTTCTCGCACAAGCAGGGACACCCCGCGAACGCCTCGCCACCATCCAGGCCGGCAGCCGACAGCTCTGGCAAGGCCTACAGGCCATGGAAGGGGTCACCACGCTGCTGCCTGAGCCGCCGCCGGCAGGGTTGGTGAGTTTCACCCTGCAAGGTGCCGCCACAGCCGATGTGGTGGAGCAACTAGGCGCTCAAGGCCTCTGGATCCGCCGCCTGGACGACCCCGATTGCCTGCGGGCCTGCACCCACATCACCACCACTGCCCAAGAGATTGAGGCCCTGCTGACGGCCCTGGGTGCGCTGGCCTAA